Proteins encoded within one genomic window of Ranitomeya variabilis isolate aRanVar5 chromosome 4, aRanVar5.hap1, whole genome shotgun sequence:
- the ACSL5 gene encoding long-chain-fatty-acid--CoA ligase 5 has translation MCSCLSLLFTPLSTPAIVTLIAIGLTAFYYVLTKPRPVHPPIDLSRQSIGTQGGARRCALLKDDSLMSYYYEDAKTLYEVFKRGIRVSGNGDCLGYRKPNQPYQWITYQQVADRAENLGSGLIQKGCKASPDQFIGVFSQNRPEVVIAELACFSYSMVVVPLYDTLGAEAIVFIVNRADLSLIVCDKHDKAAILLHNAEKGLTPSLKIIILMEEFGNDLKEQAAKCGVELLLQSDVEYLGKENFKKPAPPSPEDLCLICFTSGTTGDPKGAMLTHKNVVADASSFVKATESTFAPMTSDIEISYLPMAHVFERVVQTVVFCSGAKVGFFQGDIRLLTDDMKTLRPTVFPTVPRLLNRIYDKIQSGAQTPTKKFLLDLAITCKSAEVKKGIIRNDSIWDKLIFKRVQETMGGRVRVMVTGAAPISENVLSFLRAALGSQIFEAYGQTECGAGCSFSTPGDWTAGHVGAPLPCNLLKLEDVTDMNYFSSNGEGEVCIKGTNVFKGYLKDPEKTAEAIDEEGWLHTGDIGKWLPNGTLKIIDRKKNIFKLAQGEYIAPEKIENVYVHSAPVAQVFVHGDSLRSCLVGVVVPDPEILPDFAAKFGVRCSFEELCKHAAVKKAILEDVIKTGKQAGLKSFEQVKDIYVHSEMLTVENGLLTPTLKAKRAEVAKYFKSQIDDLYSKIQD, from the exons ATGTGCAGCTGCCTGAGTCTCCTGTTCACCCCGCTGTCGACACCGGCCATTGTCACGCTCATAGCCATCGGACTGACCGCTTTCTACTATGTCCTCACCAAGCCCCGGCCGGTGCATCCACCCATAGATCTGAGCAGGCAGTCCATAGGGACTCAG GGTGGAGCTCGGAGATGTGCGTTACTGAAGGATGACAGTCTCATGTCTTACTACTATGAAGACGCCAAGACCTTGTATGAAGTCTTCAAGAGGGGGATCCGAGTGTCAG GGAATGGAGATTGTCTCGGATACCGAAAACCTAATCAGCCGTATCAATGGATCACATACCAGCAG GTGGCAGATAGAGCCGAAAATTTGGGTTCAGGTTTAATTCAGAAGGGATGTAAAGCGTCACCAGACCAGTTCATCGGAGTCTTCTCCCAGAACCGCCCAGAG GTGGTGATTGCGGAGCTCGCCTGCTTCTCCTACTCTATGGTGGTGGTTCCTCTTTATGACACTTTAGGAGCAGAAGCCATTGTATTCATTGTTAACCGAG CCGATTTATCCCTCATTGTGTGCGATAAACATGACAAAGCTGCAATTCTGCTCCATAACGCTGAGAAGGGACTCACCCCCAGCCTGAAAATCATCATCCTGATGGAAGAATTTGGCAACGACCTGAAGGAACAAGCTGCAAAGTGCGGAGTGGAGCTGCTGCTGCAGAGCGATGTGGAG TATTTAGGAAAAGAAAACTTCAAGAAACCTGCA CCCCCCAGTCCTGAGGATTTGTGTCTGATCTGCTTCACTAGCGGAACCACAg GTGACCCCAAAGGGGCGATGCTCACCCACAAGAATGTCGTAGCCGATGCCAGCAGCTTCGTTAAAGCCACAGAG AGCACCTTCGCCCCAATGACCTCGGACATTGAAATATCTTATCTGCCGATGGCGCACGTGTTTGAGCGGGTGGTTCAG ACTGTGGTCTTCTGCTCTGGCGCCAAAGTGGGCTTTTTTCAAGGTGATATCCGACTATTGACCGATGATATGAAAACACTGAGGCCGACAGTTTTCCCCACTGTCCCCCGACTGCTGAACCGTATTTACGACAAG ATACAAAGCGGGGCCCAGACCCCGACCAAGAAGTTCCTGCTAGACTTGGCTATAACCTGCAAGTCTGCCGAGGTGAAGAAAGGAATTATCCGAAACGACAGCATTTGGGATAAACTAATATTCAAGAGGGTTCAG GAAACAATGGGTGGACGAGTCCGGGTGATGGTAACGGGGGCAGCCCCAATATCTGAGAATGTCCTGTCCTTCCTGAGAGCCGCCCTGGGCAGTCAG ATTTTCGAGGCGTACGGTCAGACGGAATGTGGCGCCGGCTGCTCATTTTCCACCCCCGGAGACTGGACGGCAG GACACGTAGGGGCCCCGCTGCCGTGTAACCTGCTGAAGCTCGAGGACGTGACGGATATGAATTATTTCTCATCGAATGGAGAAGGAGAG GTCTGCATTAAAGGCACTAATGTGTTTAAAGGATATCTTAAAGACCCTGAGAAGACGGCAGAAGCCATAGATGAGGAGGGGTGGCTGCACACAGGGGATATCGGGAAGTGGCTTCCA AATGGGACTCTGAAGATCATTGATAGGAAGAAGAACATCTTTAAGTTGGCGCAGGGAGAGTACATCGCCCCAGAAAAGATAGAGAACGTGTACGTGCACAGCGCTCCGGTAGCTCAGGTCTTCGTGCATGGCGACAGCCTGCGG TCCTGTCTGGTGGGAGTTGTTGTCCCGGATCCAGAGATATTACCAGATTTTGCAGCAAAGTTTGGTGTCAGATGTTCGTTTGAAGAACTCTGCAAACATGCA GCCGTGAAGAAAGCAATACTGGAGGATGTGATTAAAACTGGGAAACAGGCCGGACTGAAGTCTTTTGAGCAG gtGAAGGACATCTATGTTCACTCTGAAATGTTGACCGTTGAAAATGGTTTATTGACGCCGACCCTAAAAGCCAAGAGAGCGGAGGTGGCCAAATACTTTAAGAGTCAGATTGATGATTTGTACAGCAAGATCCAAGATTAA